Part of the Pedobacter sp. MC2016-14 genome is shown below.
CCCAACTCCAGAAATTCAGGTTGTTTACCAATGCTTGTGCCATAAGTATTTTGGTTTCGCCAGGTTTTACGGTTTCCGGATTTCCGCTGAAAGTTTTGACCAGCTTATTGTCGGCATCCCGAATTTCCACTTCGTACAATACATTTTGCGGTGTTGTTGTCTCATTTTTTATTTCAGATTCGGTAACAATGGTTGCTGATTTACCCCGGATGTTAAAGTCCTTCGCATAAATGTAATTTCCTGTCGTCTTTAGTGTCGTAAATAGGGGCAGTGTCTGGTACAATTTGCCAGTAACATGAAGGCGTACATTTTTAGAAATCCCCCCATAATTGGCATTAAAATTTTTATCGTTCCACTGGTACCCGGATTTGGTCGCCTTTTCTTTATAATTCCAGGCATTATCAACACGTACGGCCAATACATTTTCCTCAGCCTGTGGGTTTAGCAGATCAGTGATGTCAAAACCAAATGATGTAACCCCGTTCTCGTGCGAACCGATATATTTTCCGTTTAAGTAAAATTCACCAGCCTGACGGACACCTTCAAATTCCAGAAAAACTTTCTTGCCTGCATCCGTAGCTGAGATTTTAAAATGCTTACGGTACCAAGCAATGCCGGTAGGTAGGTCTTCAATAGATTTTTTAAAAGCTTCGTCCTCATTCCATGCATAAGGAAGTGTAATGTTTTTCCAATTTTTATCGTTGAGCTTCGGGGAGGCCGCAACGGTGTCATCGCCAATATAGACTTTCCAACCTGGATTAAAATTATAGGTCACACGAGTAGGGTGCACCGTTTGGGAAAAGGCAGTGGAACTGATGAAAAAAACTAAGATTAGCGCAAGCTTCATGTTGAATTTATATTATTGTTAGATACTTAACAAGGAACTTGAATGACCTCTTCCCAAGCAGAATATGATTATTGGCTTCTTATTGTCAAAGTAGATGAAAAACTAAAGATTATATATGGATTAAGGTATAAAGTTAATGATACTTTTAGTTTGATTGTCAGCTCAAATTGACCAATGTATTCAGGATTTTAACCAGTGAAGAAATCTTGTATTAGACTTTTAAGGTGCTACGCTAATTCTTTAACTAAGTAATCGGGTATTTACTGATAAATGTCTGACTATCAGTGTAGTGTTTTTTTAGTTAACCTGATGAGTGTTAGAGGTTCTCTTATGAGACGATTATTAACCCAACTTACCCGCATTCTAACCAAAAGTAAGTTCTGCACATGATTATCGAAGAAATACTTTTATTTTAGGTATGTTCAAACATAGATCGTTATGAAAATGTATAGAGTGTTCTCGCGTGCTGTCCTAATTTTTGCGCTTTTGGTTGAAGGTTGTGGCACCGTACAGGCACAAAATGGTGACCAAATATTGGATGGCATTGGTGAAACGGGTATGATTGCGCGCTATGTGTTTGCCGCAGATGCCAAAGACTGGTCGCGAAATAACCTTCATGCTAAATTTCAATCCGCTGAAATCAATTTTGTTGATGACAATCGGTTTGGAAAGGTCTTGTCGCTCTCTGGAGATAAAAATGCTTTTCTTAGCCTTCCCGGACAAGCTTTAACAGATCTGGAATCTTTGAGTATCTCCGGCTGGATCTATTTACGTTCCAATCAACCCGGCCAGCGTTTTTTTGATTTCGGAAAGGATGCCAATAAGCATTTTTTTGCAGCGCCAACCGGGACAAAACTACAAAAGGGCTACCAGGCGCTTATAACGGCTAAAGGAAATAATGAAAAAGGAGCAGTTGCGCCCACTATAGAAATAAATAAATGGGTTCATCTTGCCATAGTGATTGACATAACTTCTAAAGCTATGATCACGTATGTTGATGGTAAAACAGTGGGCGAAACTAAAAACATACCCTCAGAATTGTCAGAAGTATTCGGTCAGCAATCATTAGATAAAAACCTGCTTTATATTGGGAAATCACTACTGCCTGGAGATCCTAATCTGAATGCCTTGATCCATGATTTTCGCATTTATCGTGTTCCGCTAAATAGAAATCAGGTGGCCACAATTTATAAAAATTCATTAAATAGCGGTCAGGAAAGTACTGCGAATGTAGGTAAACCTGAGGACGACCTGCCACGTTTTCCTGCTCATCAGCCACAGCTTTATAATAATTATTTAGTTCAGGTAGCTGATGTAGAAGTAGAAACAGAGTTAGGGAATTTACCGCGACTACCAAGTTATGTGCAGGGCACTTACCAAAATCATGTTAAAGGTCCTGAGGTGCGTGTGCTCTGGCCATCCGACATCAGCAATACTGCTGTGCTCAAGCCGGGCGCTTATACAATTACAGGACGTGTTCCGGGAACAGCTTTTCAACCTAAAGCACTGGTAACGATAAAGGAATCCGGTAAATCAGTTGCACCACTTTCAAGGCTGACTTCCTTTGAGCTGAACCAGGTAACGCTGGAAGCTGATGATCATGGCCATAAAACCAAGTTCATCGAAAACAGGGATAAGTTTGTCAGCACCTTAGCTAACACAGAGCCTAATTCTTTTCTCTATATGTTTCGTCAGGCATTTGGCCAGAAACAACCCGAGGGAGCGAAGCCATTGGGTGTATGGGACACTGAGGATACCAAACTAAGAGGCCATGCCACAGGTCACTACCTCTCGGCCATAGCCCAGGCTTATGCGGGTACAGGATATGACAAAGCACTTCAGGCCAACTTTGCCAAGAAAATGGAATACATGGTAAATACGCTGTATACCTTATCTAAATTATCTGGAACACCAAAGGAAGCAGGGGCCGCATTTGTGGCTGACCCTAAAGCTGTCCCTTTTGGTCCGGGACGTTCGGCTTTCGATTCTGAGCTCAGCGAAGCGGGTATCCGTAACGATTACTGGAACTGGGGAAAAGGATTTATCAGCGCTTACCCTCCAGATCAGTTCATCATGTTAGAACAGGGAGCCAAATACGGAGGGCAAAAGAACCAGGTATGGGCGCCTTATTATACTTTACATAAAATCTTAGCCGGCCTAATAGAGGTATATGAAGTGAGTGGCAATAAAAAAGCGCTGGAAATAGCGACGAATATGGGGGATTGGGTATACGCGCGACTTAACCAATTGCCACAGGAGACACTGATAAAGATGTGGAATACGTATATCGCTGGCGAGTTTGGAGGAATGAACGAGTCTATGGCCCATCTGTACAAGATTACCGGCGATCAGAAGTACCTGAAAACTGCTCAATTATTTGATAACATCAAAGTTTTCTTCGGTGATACGGCACACTCGCATGGACTGGCCAAAAACGTGGATGTTTTTCGTGGGCTGCATGCCAACCAGCATATCCCTCAAATTGTAGGTAGTATTGAAATGTATAAGGTTTCGAATAAAACGGAGTATTATAAAGTGGCCGATAATTTCTGGCATAAAATGGTAGATGACTATATGTACAGTATTGGCGGAGTTGCAGGTGCACGTAATCCTGCCAATGCGGAATGTTTCGTTAGCCAACCTGCCACCTTGTATGAGAACGGATTATCTGAAGGGGGGCAAAACGAAACTTGCGCCACATATAACTTATTAAAGTTAACTGCCGACCTATTTCTGTTTGAACAGCGTGCAGAGCTAATGGATTATTATGAACGTGCTTTATACAACCATATTCTTGCTTCTGTAGCGGAGAACAGTCCTGCCAATACTTATCACGTGCCACTAAGACCTGGCGCTATCAAACAATTTAGTAACCCGGATATGACTGGTTTTACCTGTTGCAACGGCACAGCAATAGAAAGCAGTACAAAACTGCAGAATTCAATTTATTTTAAAAGTAAAGACAACCAGTCGCTTTATGTGAACTTGTATATCCCTTCTAAACTCGATTGGACAGCACGTAAAATCAAGGTTGAGCAGACAACAGATTTCCCGAAAGAAGATCATACCAAACTAACCATAAAGGGTAGTGGAAAATTTGATCTGCATGTACGTGTGCCGGGTTGGGCTACTAAAGGATTTTTTGTAACCATTAACGGCAGCCCGCAAAACCTGGAAGCTACACCGGGCAGTTACCTGAAAATAACCCGTAAATGGAAAGATGGTGATGTGGTTGAATTAAAAATGCCTTTCCAATTTCACCTGAATCCGCTGATGGACCAGCAGAATGTAGCCAGTTTGTTTTATGGACCGATACTGCTGGCCGCTCAGGAAGCGGAAGTAAGGAAAGATTGGCGTAAAGTAACTTTATACGCTGAAGATATAGAGAAGTCAATTAAGGGTGATCCTCAGCAATTACAATTTACCATTGATGAAGTAGTGTTTAAACCATTTTATAATACTTATGGGCGTCATTCTGTTTACCTGGATGTTACGTTAAAATAGGTATACATATAAGTTGAAAAGCACTATTTCACAGCCCATTCGTGAACCCCTGACGAATTATCTGCAGGTAATTGGATTTCCATCCGTAACGCGGTTGTTGTAACAGGCTCAAAGCTTAGGGTGTTAAATTTGTCCTTGCCGATGTGATAAGGAATGGTGTTTTTAACCGGAAGCCATTGATCGCCTTTTTTGTAAAGCAATTTATACGATACAGGGATACGACAGCCGCCCCATGGCCCATCATCATACCAGTAAACTTTTGATTCACTCACCGTTTGAGCGGAATTGAAATCATATTGAATATATTCGCTGGAGTTTTTTGCCGGCCACCAATGCAGATATGGATAATTTTTGTCTTTGGAGTCCGCAGGTTCATACTGGTCTTTAATCGCCGAAAACATTCTTTTATTTTTAACTGAAGAGGAAACCTTACTGGTACTTGCGATTGTAGCTGCAGGTTTTGGTCTGGCTGCGGATGCTTCGTAGGGAATCCAGACAGTCATTTCGCTCGGGCCTCTGTTTGCCCATGCATAATACGGAATTGCTTTTACCGCTTGATCGGTAATCAACAGGCTGTCACTATTCAATTGACGTTTTGCACTTTGACCTGGAATGCTGATGACGTCAACACCATTTAATAGGTTTGTTTGGTATTGCGCAGTTCCAATGGCATTTTTATCAATCATGATGTTTTGAACAAGGCTATCCTTATTGTCCGGTCCTTCCAAACAATAAACAATGGGCCCACGTTCCAATACAAAGCGCCCGACATCATCACGCACATTCTGATTTGAAACTATTTTGTCGGTCTCCATAGGAAGGTTCAGGGATACAACATCTCCCTTTTTCCAGGTACGTTTTATCACGGCGTAACCTTTTTCTGAGACAAAAGAACTTGGTTTACCGTTAATGGAAAGGCTTACCGGCGCAGATTTTTTTTCCAGATAGCGATAAAGGTCACCAGGCACAGGCTCCTGGTTGGCCCAACCGGGGATCCGGATTCTTAGCGTAAATTGAGCAGTTTTTTGTGGATCAATGTTAAGGTCAACTTTTCCCTTCCATGGATAGTCTGTTGTTTGTGTAATGTTTACAGTTGTGGCGCTAAGCGCAATTTTACTGGTGTTGCCCATGAAAAGATTAACATATAAATCATTTTTGTCCTGTGCATACACGTATCCTGGCAGGGAAGGTAAAAACCTTGTCATGTTGCTAATACAGCAAGCACAGCTGATCCAGGCACTACGCTGGTGCTGAAACATGGAAGCTAAAGGGTTAGGGTAAAAGAACCGGTCACCGCTTAACGAAACACCGGATAGTAAGCCATTATATAGAGTTCGTTCCAGTACATCAATATATTTTGAATCTCCATGTAAAAGAAACATCCGCTCGTTCCAGTATACATTCCCAATGGCTGCGCAGGTTTCTGCGTAAGCAGACATATTTGGCAATTGATAAGCTTCTCCGAAAGCTTCCCCATTTCCTGTAGCGCCGATCCCTCCGGTGATGTATAACTTTTTTTGAACCACATCGCTCCAGATGTCATCAATGGCGGCCAGGTATTTAGTATCGCCGGTAAGCGCGGCTATGTCTGCCATTCCGGTGTACATATACGCTGCCCGCACGGCATGGCCTACGGCTTCATGCTGATCAACAACCTTTTTATGGGCTTGGTTATAGGCATCTCCTTTGGGGCCTCTAACATCCAAAAAGAACTTGGCCAGCTCAAGGTATTTTTTATTCAAGGTTACCCGGTACATTTTTGAAAGGCCGATCTCCACAATCTGGTGACCTGGGTATTCCTCTATTTTTCCCGGCCCGAAGGTTGTCACCAGGAGGTCCGCATTTTTGATGGCGATATCTAATAAAGTTTTTTTACCCGTTGCCTGGTAATGTGCTACCGCTGCTTCATATAGATGTCCTGCGTTATAGAGCTCATGGCTCAGGATTTCTTCTTTTTCCCATCTTTTAGATCCGATCCATTCATGTGGTTTTTTTGCATTAACAGTCCTGAAAGTAAAGAGGTAGCCATCCGGTTCCTGTGCGGCGCCGATGATGCTGATTAACGTATCAATGTAGGCTTCCAGTTTGGGATTTTTTTTGTTCTGAATGGAGTAGGAGGCACCTTCAATGGCTTTATAAACGTCGGTGTCGTCAAAGGGAAACTCACTTAATTTATCCCCGCTTAGTTTTTTGCCAGCTCTAAGAAAATTATCCATACGTCCGTTTGCTTTACACTGAGCAATTACATACGGAATGGTTACGTTGGCATTGACTTCCATCTTGGGTTGCCAAAAATGATCATGTACATGCACTTTAGTAAAGGCTACCGGCTGAATTGGATAATCATTCTGTTGTGCTGATACACCTGTTGTACAGGCCAGCAAGATAGCCGAAGTCAGGGCCCAATTCTTTGTGTTTTTTGTCATATCACCTGGTTTTTATTTGCGATACTAAATTAGTACCCATTGATGTTTGTTTATTTATCATACTTCGCAATTGGTAGCAGGATTTTAACTACAATTTAGCAACTTATGCTCTGATTTTATCCTTCTTGGTTACATTTTCTTCAGTGTCAACCTAAGTTCTGTACATTCAACAAAATGAACCAACCAAATCCCTCTTTTAAATCTTCTCTTGGTCTAATGGATGCCACGATGCTCGTGGCAGGCAGCATGATCGGATCGGGTATTTTTATTGTCAGCGCAGATATTGTTAGAAATGTAGGCAGTTCGGGCTGGCTTATTTTCGTTTGGCTGATTACAGGTTTTATGACGCTTGCCGCCGCATTGAGTTATGGAGAATTGAGTTCGATGTTTCCTAAGGCAGGCGGACAATACATCTATCTTAAGGAAGCTTACAACCCATTGATGGGTTTTCTTTATGGCTGGAGCTTTTTTGCTGTTATCCAAACCGCAACAATTGCTGCTGTAGGGGTTGCTTTTGCAAAATTTACGGCCTATATCTTTCCGATGTTTAGTGAGGACCTCGTTGTTGCCGATCTTGGTTTCATTAAGATTTCCCCGGCACAGCTCTTGTCAATTTGTGTCATCATTTTGCTTACCTATATGAATACCAGGGGCGTGAAAAGTGGAAAGGTCATTCAAACTTTGTTTACAGTGGTTAAGCTATTGAGTTTAGGAGGACTGATTATTTTTGGCTTCTGGGCAATTGATCAACAAATATGGAAAGCCAACTGGACGAATATATGGGATTTGCATAAGTTAGTACCCTCCGGGGAAAGCGGATCTTATGCATTTGTTCCGGCATTAGGTGCTATAGCGGCAGCCATGGTGGGGTCAATATTTAGCAGCGATTCCTGGCATAACGTTACTTTTATTGCTGGCGAGGTTAAAAACCCGAGGCGCAACATCGGCTTGAGTTTGTTTTTAGGAACATTTATAGTGACCATTATCTACGTGGCGGCAAATATAATGTATACCGGCGTGCTGACTCTGCCAGAAATCGCGGCTGCGGAAAAAGACCGGGTAGCGGTTACTGCAGCTCAGGTTATCTTTGGTACTTCAGGAACGCTAATCATTGCCATAATGATTATGATCTCTACATTTGGATGTAACAACGGTTTAATTATGGCCGGTGCGCGTGTATATTATTCCATGGCTAAAGATGGCATGTTCTTTAAAAGAGCCGGCGAATTAAATGCCAATGCAGTACCTGGGTATGCACTTTGGGTGCAATGTATTTTTGCTGGTTTGTGGTGCCTGACGGGGAAATATGGTGATTTACTGGACATGATTTCTTTTGTGGTGGTGGTATTTTATATGCTTACCATTACCGGAATTTTTATTTTGAGAAAAAACAGGCCAGATGCAGAGCGCCCTTATAAAGCGATTGGTTATCCCGTGTTGCCAATTTTGTATATTCTGATGGGATTGGCATTTTGTATCTTGCTAATTATGTTTAAACCAAAGTTTACCTGGCCAGGCTTAATCATTACGCTCATCGGTATCCCGATCTATTACTGGATCCTTTCAAATAGTAAGCGCAGGGATGCCGCAGGTATTTAGTGTTATCCATTACATGATGAGGTCTGAGATTTACGGTTGAATTTGCCAGCTCCTCTTTGCAATTTAACCCTGTTTACATTGGTTTATTTATGGTTTGAATGGGTTAATATCAGGGTATTCATTGCGTGTGCTAACCTATATTTTTGTATCGTTTTAAGCTGTCAACAAGAAAATTAACAATAAACAAAGAATTATGGGTATCAAATGGGCGGGTGTATTTCCTGCAATTACAACTAAATTTACATCAGAAGAAGAACTTGATCTTGATGCCTGTAACAAAGGGCTCGAAGCACAGCTTGAAGCGGGAGTAGATGGTATTGTTATTGGCGGTTCACTAGGCGAAGCCAGTACATTATCTGAAGAGGAAAAATTCATTTTATTAAAAGAAACTGTTAAAACTGTAGCTGGCAGGGTTCCTGTTGTTTTCAGTATCGCAGAACAGGCTACCAGGGTGGCTGTTGCCCAGGCTATAAAGGCGGAGGAATTGGGGGCATCAGGAATTATGTTGCTTCCTCCTTTACGTTACTATGCATCGGCTGATGAGACCATAGCCTATTTTGCCGCAGTTGCGGAAAGTACTTCATTGGATATGATGATCTATAACAACCCGGTAGATTATAAAATCCATGTTACGCTGGATATGTTTGCAGAGTTGGAGCAGTATTCCAATATAACCGCAGTAAAGGAATCTACACGCGACATCAGCAACATCACCAGGATGATTAACCGCTTTGGTGAGCGTTATAAGTTGTTTACCGGTGTTGATCCATTGGCACTTGAAAGTATTGTTGCCGGCGCACAGGGTTGGGTAGCGGGTTTGGTAGATGCCTTTCCTAAAGAGACGGTGGCGATATTCCGTTTGGTAAAAGCGGGTAGAATTGAGGAGGCAGTAGCGATCAACCGTTGGTTTATGCCTTTACTGGATTTAGACATTCATCCTAAACTGGTACAGTATATAAAACTTGCTGAAGTGGCAACAGGAACGGGTACCGAAAATGTACGTGCACCACGCCTTAAGCTGGTTGGAAAAGAGCGGGAGCAGATTCTTAAGGTGATCAACGATGCATTAGCTGTAAGGCCGACTTTACCGGAAGGTAGCTGGGGAATTTTGGAAGCTCAGGCAGTATGATCGGAAAAAATATTGTTGCCTCAGCTTATGTTGAAAACGTAGAGGAAAGCTTTGTCGCTTTTGCGGTGGCCACGGGAGAAGCGCTGGAGTATAAATTTTTTAATGCTTCGGCAAAGAATATAGATGAGGCTGTAAATGCGGCAAAAGCTGCACACCAGGTTTATAAAAAGATCAATAAACATCTTAAAGCTTCCTTTTTAAGAACAATAGCAGAAGAGATTGAAGCTATTGGAGAGGTACTCATTAATCGTGCATCGGCAGAAAGTGGTCTGCCGCTTGCCCGTTTAACCGGCGAGTTGGGACGTACAACCGGACAGCTTAGGCTTTTTGCCAATCTGGTTGAAGAAGGATCCTGGGTAAATGCCATCATTGATGAGGCACAGCCAGAACGCAAGCCTTTGCCAAAACCAGACATCCGCAGGATGATGGTACCGCTTGGTCCGGTAGTAGTTTTTGGTGCCAGTAATTTTCCTTTGGCGTTTTCTGTTGCTGGTGGCGATACTGCATCCGCATTGGCGGCAGGTTGCCCGGTTATTGTAAAAGCACATCCGGCACATCCGGGTACAAGTGCCCTTGTGGGGGGGGCTATTGTACGTGCGGTAGAAAAAATGGGATTACCTAAAGGGGTATTTTCCTTGCTTTTTGATAGTGGTTATACTGTTGGCGCAGCATTAGTGGCGCATCCTGAAGTAAAAGCTGTAACCTTTACTGGTTCGTATAAAGGAGGGATGGCCCTGGTTAAGCTTGCACAAGAAAGGCAGCAGCCGATCCCTGTTTTTGCCGAGATGGGCAGTATTAATCCGGTAATTTTGCTGCCAGAGGCATTAGATGAGCGGGCGGAAGAAATTGCATCCACCTATGCAGGGTCAATAACCCTTGGTGCGGGGCAATTTTGTACCAATCCGGGATTGTTACTCGCTATTCAATCTCCCGCATTACAGCTGTTTATTAACAAATTGGTAGATTTAATAAAGGTGGTTCCATCTGCAACGATGCTAACACCGGGCATTTGCGAGAATTATCAAAAACTTTCACAGCAAATCTTAGAAGAGCAAGGCGTTGAATTGCTCAGTGTGTCGGATGCCTTGAATGATGCAGCTAAAAACCAGGCCTTGGCTAGTGTAGCAAAGGTAACTGCTACTGCTTTTTTAGCCAATCCAAAGTTGCAGGAAGAGATTTTTGGGCCTTATTCGTTGTTGGTTGTTGCGGAAGATCTGATACAGTTACTGCAGGTGGTAAATGTATTGGAAGGGCAGCTTACCACAACGATAATGTCCGCAAAAAACGAGCTTTCAAAATATACAGATTTGCTGAACAGGCTTACAGATGTTACGGGACGTTTGATCTTAAATGGTGTACCTACAGGGGTTGAAGTTTGTGCCGCTATGCAGCATGGAGGGCCATTTCCGGCTACCAATGACAGCCGTTTTACTTCGGTGGGTTCAACAGCTGTATACCGTTTTGTAAGACCGCTGGCTTGGCAGGATTGGGAAGATGAACTCTTGCCAGACGAACTTAAAAAAAGTAATCCTTTAAATATTTTCAGGTTAACTGATCAAAATTGGAGTAAAGCGTAATTATGGGGAATAAAACTTTTTTTTGTGTAGATGCACACACTTGCGGTAATCCCGTAAGGTTGGTTGCTGGTGGTGGTCCCGTATTAAAAGGGGCAAATATGAGCGAAAAGCGTCAGCATTTTCTAAAAGAGTACGATTGGATCCGTACCGCATTAATGTTTGAGCCAAGGGGCCACGACATGATGTCGGGTAGTATCCTTTATCCGCCTCATGATCCGGAGAATGATGTAGCTGTTTTATTTATAGAAACAAGTGGTTGCCTGCCTATGTGCGGACATGGCACTATTGGTACCATAACCATTGCCATAGAAGAGGGTTTAATCCAACCTAAAATCCCGGGGCGCCTTCGTATGGAAGCGCCAGCAGGGCTGGTACATATTGAGTATGTACAATCGGGGAATAAAGTTGATTCAGTAAAATTAACCAATGTAGCCTCTTACCTGGCTGCGCAGGACTTAACTGTTGAATGCCCTGATCTTGGTATGATCACTTTTGATGTGGCCTATGGGGGTAATTTTTATGCCATTGTTGATCCGCAGGAGCATTTTAGTGGCATTCAGGACTATACTGCTGGTCAATTGATTGCCTGGAGTCAGGTCATTAGAAAGCGAATTAACGAACAGTACACCTTTGTACATCCATTAGATGCCACCATCAATGGCTGTAGTCATATTTTGTGGGCTGGAGATACGCTGGATGCGGGATCAACTGCCAGAAATGCTGTGTTTTATGGCGATAAAGCGATTGACCGTTCGCCATGTGGTACAGGCACCTCGGCACGTATGGCCCAATGGCATGCTAAAGGTAAACTTAACAAGGGCGATCTCTTCATTCATGAGAGTTTTATAGGAAGTAAATTTACCGGAAAGGTTGAGGATGTGGTTAAAATGGATAAGTACGAGGCCATCATACCGAGTATTGAGGGCTGGGCCAAGGTTTACGGTTACAACACAATTAAGATAGATAATGATGACCCATACGCACATGGTTTTCAGGTCATCTAAATAATTAGCACAATGGCAGATATAATTATAATTGGAGGAGGGATAGTGGGGTTGAGTTCTGCCTATTACCTCAGTAAGCAAGGACATAAAATTACGGTGATAGACAAGGGTGATATCATTGATAATTGTTCTTTTGGAAACGCGGGCATGATTGTGCCAAGCCATTTTGTGCCTTTAGCTGCGCCAGGGATGATACAACAGGGCATCCGCTGGATGTTTGACAGTAAAAGTCCCTTTTATGTGAAGCCATCTTTGGGAGGAGGGCTTCCTTCCTGGGGACTTAAGTTTCTTAGGAACTCCACCAAAAAACATGTTGCGGAATCGGCTGTACCCTTAAGAGACCTTTCTTTACTCAGTAAAAAATTATTTGAAGACCTTTCCAAAGAGCCTGGCTTTGATTTTGAACTTACAGAAAATGGAATTCTTGCCTTTTATAAAACAGAAAAGGCGGCAGAGGAAGAAGCGCATCTGGCAAAAAGGGCTGTTGAACTCGGTTTGGATATGGCCGTTTTGAGTGCTGATGAATGCAAGGCTTTGCAGCCTAAGCTCAACCTAAGTGTATTGGGCGCTGTACATTACCGATGTGACGCGCATGTATATCCTGTAAAATTAATGCAGGCCCTGCTCAATTACCTGGAAAAAAATAATGTAGTTATTGCTCGCAACCATGAAGTAACCCGGATTGAAACCAGATCTAACAAAATTACTACTTTGTTTACAGGTGATGTGGAATGGAAAGCTGATGAATATATCCTTGCTGCTGGCTCATGGTCACCCGCAGTAGCCAAAATGCTCAATTTAAACTTATCTATTATGCCCGGAAAAGGCTATTCCTTCATGGAAGATGAGCCTGAGCAGCGCATGACTATTCCTGGTTTATTGTGCGAGGCAAGGGTTGCCATTACACCTATGAATGGCCAGATCCGCTACGGAGGAACGATGGAAATTGCGAAGATCAATAGTCAGGTAAATATGAACCGGGTTAAGGGTATTGTAGAGTCTGTACCCAACTATTTTCCGGACCTGAAACCAGCA
Proteins encoded:
- a CDS encoding APC family permease is translated as MNQPNPSFKSSLGLMDATMLVAGSMIGSGIFIVSADIVRNVGSSGWLIFVWLITGFMTLAAALSYGELSSMFPKAGGQYIYLKEAYNPLMGFLYGWSFFAVIQTATIAAVGVAFAKFTAYIFPMFSEDLVVADLGFIKISPAQLLSICVIILLTYMNTRGVKSGKVIQTLFTVVKLLSLGGLIIFGFWAIDQQIWKANWTNIWDLHKLVPSGESGSYAFVPALGAIAAAMVGSIFSSDSWHNVTFIAGEVKNPRRNIGLSLFLGTFIVTIIYVAANIMYTGVLTLPEIAAAEKDRVAVTAAQVIFGTSGTLIIAIMIMISTFGCNNGLIMAGARVYYSMAKDGMFFKRAGELNANAVPGYALWVQCIFAGLWCLTGKYGDLLDMISFVVVVFYMLTITGIFILRKNRPDAERPYKAIGYPVLPILYILMGLAFCILLIMFKPKFTWPGLIITLIGIPIYYWILSNSKRRDAAGI
- a CDS encoding dihydrodipicolinate synthase family protein gives rise to the protein MGIKWAGVFPAITTKFTSEEELDLDACNKGLEAQLEAGVDGIVIGGSLGEASTLSEEEKFILLKETVKTVAGRVPVVFSIAEQATRVAVAQAIKAEELGASGIMLLPPLRYYASADETIAYFAAVAESTSLDMMIYNNPVDYKIHVTLDMFAELEQYSNITAVKESTRDISNITRMINRFGERYKLFTGVDPLALESIVAGAQGWVAGLVDAFPKETVAIFRLVKAGRIEEAVAINRWFMPLLDLDIHPKLVQYIKLAEVATGTGTENVRAPRLKLVGKEREQILKVINDALAVRPTLPEGSWGILEAQAV
- a CDS encoding beta-L-arabinofuranosidase domain-containing protein: MKMYRVFSRAVLIFALLVEGCGTVQAQNGDQILDGIGETGMIARYVFAADAKDWSRNNLHAKFQSAEINFVDDNRFGKVLSLSGDKNAFLSLPGQALTDLESLSISGWIYLRSNQPGQRFFDFGKDANKHFFAAPTGTKLQKGYQALITAKGNNEKGAVAPTIEINKWVHLAIVIDITSKAMITYVDGKTVGETKNIPSELSEVFGQQSLDKNLLYIGKSLLPGDPNLNALIHDFRIYRVPLNRNQVATIYKNSLNSGQESTANVGKPEDDLPRFPAHQPQLYNNYLVQVADVEVETELGNLPRLPSYVQGTYQNHVKGPEVRVLWPSDISNTAVLKPGAYTITGRVPGTAFQPKALVTIKESGKSVAPLSRLTSFELNQVTLEADDHGHKTKFIENRDKFVSTLANTEPNSFLYMFRQAFGQKQPEGAKPLGVWDTEDTKLRGHATGHYLSAIAQAYAGTGYDKALQANFAKKMEYMVNTLYTLSKLSGTPKEAGAAFVADPKAVPFGPGRSAFDSELSEAGIRNDYWNWGKGFISAYPPDQFIMLEQGAKYGGQKNQVWAPYYTLHKILAGLIEVYEVSGNKKALEIATNMGDWVYARLNQLPQETLIKMWNTYIAGEFGGMNESMAHLYKITGDQKYLKTAQLFDNIKVFFGDTAHSHGLAKNVDVFRGLHANQHIPQIVGSIEMYKVSNKTEYYKVADNFWHKMVDDYMYSIGGVAGARNPANAECFVSQPATLYENGLSEGGQNETCATYNLLKLTADLFLFEQRAELMDYYERALYNHILASVAENSPANTYHVPLRPGAIKQFSNPDMTGFTCCNGTAIESSTKLQNSIYFKSKDNQSLYVNLYIPSKLDWTARKIKVEQTTDFPKEDHTKLTIKGSGKFDLHVRVPGWATKGFFVTINGSPQNLEATPGSYLKITRKWKDGDVVELKMPFQFHLNPLMDQQNVASLFYGPILLAAQEAEVRKDWRKVTLYAEDIEKSIKGDPQQLQFTIDEVVFKPFYNTYGRHSVYLDVTLK
- a CDS encoding glycoside hydrolase family 127 protein, with the translated sequence MTKNTKNWALTSAILLACTTGVSAQQNDYPIQPVAFTKVHVHDHFWQPKMEVNANVTIPYVIAQCKANGRMDNFLRAGKKLSGDKLSEFPFDDTDVYKAIEGASYSIQNKKNPKLEAYIDTLISIIGAAQEPDGYLFTFRTVNAKKPHEWIGSKRWEKEEILSHELYNAGHLYEAAVAHYQATGKKTLLDIAIKNADLLVTTFGPGKIEEYPGHQIVEIGLSKMYRVTLNKKYLELAKFFLDVRGPKGDAYNQAHKKVVDQHEAVGHAVRAAYMYTGMADIAALTGDTKYLAAIDDIWSDVVQKKLYITGGIGATGNGEAFGEAYQLPNMSAYAETCAAIGNVYWNERMFLLHGDSKYIDVLERTLYNGLLSGVSLSGDRFFYPNPLASMFQHQRSAWISCACCISNMTRFLPSLPGYVYAQDKNDLYVNLFMGNTSKIALSATTVNITQTTDYPWKGKVDLNIDPQKTAQFTLRIRIPGWANQEPVPGDLYRYLEKKSAPVSLSINGKPSSFVSEKGYAVIKRTWKKGDVVSLNLPMETDKIVSNQNVRDDVGRFVLERGPIVYCLEGPDNKDSLVQNIMIDKNAIGTAQYQTNLLNGVDVISIPGQSAKRQLNSDSLLITDQAVKAIPYYAWANRGPSEMTVWIPYEASAARPKPAATIASTSKVSSSVKNKRMFSAIKDQYEPADSKDKNYPYLHWWPAKNSSEYIQYDFNSAQTVSESKVYWYDDGPWGGCRIPVSYKLLYKKGDQWLPVKNTIPYHIGKDKFNTLSFEPVTTTALRMEIQLPADNSSGVHEWAVK